The following are encoded together in the Zingiber officinale cultivar Zhangliang chromosome 8A, Zo_v1.1, whole genome shotgun sequence genome:
- the LOC122008859 gene encoding glutamate receptor 3.1-like isoform X1, whose product MLSLLPLLLCIFSSTIRAAQGPSPRPSVVHVGALLTFDSTIGRVAKVAIDAAREDVNSDPAVLAGTRLDIEMRDTNCSGFLGMAEAMQFMELDTVAIVGPQCSTIAHVISHVANELHVPLLSFSATDPTLTALEYPYFVRTTQSDLFQMTAIAAIVDYFQWKQVIAVYVDDDYGRNGIAALSDVLAEKRCKLAYKASLSPTATRTDVTNLLVKIALMESRIIVLHSNQDYGPMILSVAYYLEMMSNGYVWISTDWLSSLLDSKGPLSSYTMSTMQGIITLRQHTEESERKSDLISRWGNLTRKESGNFRLNSYGFYAYDTVWMLAKAIDSFFDDGGIISFSNDSRLQDSTAGTLHLDAMNIFNGGDLLLDKVRSTHFDGSTGVFQFDSDGNLIHPAYDIINVIGTGSRTIGYWSNYSGLSVVPPETLYTKPLNVSPSRDQLYSVIWPGETTIRPRGWVFPNNGKELKIGYPLRVGYTEFVSKSPTTDTAKGYCIDVFTAAVNLLPYAVPFKLIPFGDGHDNPNYTALVNMVATQEFDAAVGDIAIVTSRTKIVDFTQPYLSSGLVILAPIRRRKSNAWAFLQPFTLEMWCVIGILFIMIGTVVWTLEHRLNDEFRGPPRKQLITIFWFSFSTLFFAHRESTVSTLGRSVLLIWLFVVLIIQSSYTASLTSILTVQKLSTTVEGIESLRTGNGFIGFQVGSFAENYMVEELRIPRSRLKALSPEEYAGALELGSDNGGVTAIVDELGYVEIFLSKNCQFSIVGPEFTKNGWGFVFQRDSPLAVDMSTAILTLSENGDLQRIHDKWFTRAACFSESEEIDSERLSLSSFWGLFLICGISCFLALVIYLTGVIYQYIHLPSTHQQDPSSHRMPKLGRSLREFFSFLNDKEEDVQKRYSQRGHKPDGDVSVNLET is encoded by the exons ATGCTGTCCCTGCTTCCGCTCCTCCTATGCATTTTCTCAAGCACCATTCGGGCGGCACAGGGACCCTCGCCAAGGCCTTCCGTCGTGCACGTTGGGGCTCTCCTAACATTCGATTCCACCATCGGAAGAGTCGCCAAGGTCGCCATCGATGCCGCAAGGGAGGATGTCAACTCCGATCCTGCTGTTCTTGCAGGCACCAGGCTGGATATTGAAATGAGGGACACCAATTGCAGTGGGTTCCTTGGCATGGCGGAAG CTATGCAGTTCATGGAGTTGGATACCGTTGCAATAGTTGGGCCACAGTGCTCGACCATTGCTCATGTTATCTCTCACGTTGCCAATGAGCTCCATGTTCCTTTGCTCTCATTTTCAGCCACAGACCCTACTCTTACCGCACTTGAATACCCCTACTTTGTGCGAACAACACAAAGTGATCTGTTCCAAATGACTGCAATAGCAGCAATAGTAGACTACTTCCAGTGGAAGCAGGTGATTGCtgtatatgttgatgatgatTATGGCAGAAATGGAATAGCTGCCTTAAGTGATGTGCTTGCTGAAAAGCGCTGCAAGTTAGCTTATAAAGCTTCACTTTCGCCTACAGCAACAAGGACTGATGTCACAAATTTACTAGTGAAGATTGCATTGATGGAATCTCGCATTATCGTGTTGCATTCAAATCAAGATTATGGTCCTATGATTCTTTCTGTGGCATATTATCTTGAAATGATGTCTAATGGGTATGTTTGGATCTCAACAGATTGGCTTTCTTCTCTGTTAGATTCCAAAGGACCTCTTTCTTCCTACACAATGTCCACAATGCAAGGGATCATTACACTTCGCCAGCACACAGAAGAATCGGAAAGGAAGAGTGATTTAATTTCTAGGTGGGGCAACTTGACCAGAAAGGAGAGCGGGAACTTTCGACTTAACTCTTATGGTTTCTATGCCTATGATACTGTGTGGATGTTGGCTAAGGCAATAGACTCCTTCTTTGATGATGGTGGAATCATTTCCTTCTCGAATGATTCAAGATTACAAGATTCCACAGCGGGAACTCTTCACCTTGATGCAATGAATATATTTAATGGCGGAGATCTTCTGCTTGATAAGGTAAGAAGCACCCATTTTGACGGCAGCACTGGAGTTTTTCAGTTTGATTCCGATGGGAATCTCATTCATCCGGCATATGATATTATAAATGTGATTGGAACTGGATCAAGAACTATTGGCTACTGGTCCAATTATTCCGGTTTATCAGTTGTGCCTCCTGAAACCTTGTATACAAAGCCACTTAATGTTTCTCCTTCAAGGGATCAACTCTACAGCGTCATCTGGCCCGGTGAAACAACAATTAGACCTCGAGGATGGGTCTTTCCTAACAACGGGAAAGAACTAAAAATTGGTTACCCTCTAAGAGTCGGTTATACGGAATTCGTCTCAAAGTCACCAACAACTGACACTGCTAAAGGTTACTGCATTGATGTCTTTACTGCTGCTGTCAACTTACTGCCTTATGCTGTTCCTTTCAAGTTGATACCATTTGGGGATGGGCATGACAATCCTAACTACACAGCACTGGTAAATATGGTTGCCACACAG GAATTTGATGCTGCTGTTGGTGATATCGCCATTGTTACTAGTCGGACGAAGATTGTTGACTTCACACAGCCATATTTGTCTTCTGGTCTTGTTATATTAGCTCCAATCAGAAGGCGCAAATCAAATGCTTGGGCATTCCTACAACCCTTTACTCTGGAGATGTGGTGTGTTATAGGCATTTTATTTATCATGATAGGAACTGTAGTTTGGACGCTTGAACACCGGCTCAATGATGAGTTTCGTGGCCCTCCAAGGAAACAATTGATCACAATCTTTTG GTTCAGCTTCTCAACCTTGTTTTTTGCACACA GAGAGAGCACTGTGAGCACGCTAGGACGTTCAGTGCTACTAATCTGGCTTTTTGTGGTACTGATCATCCAATCTAGCTACACTGCAAGCTTGACATCGATCCTCACAGTGCAAAAGCTCTCAACGACCGTAGAAGGAATTGAAAGCTTGAGAACCGGCAATGGATTTATCGGGTTTCAGGTTGGTTCGTTTGCTGAAAATTATATGGTCGAGGAGCTAAGGATTCCCAGATCCAGACTTAAAGCCCTCTCGCCAGAAGAGTATGCCGGAGCCCTTGAACTGGGCTCCGATAATGGAGGTGTTACTGCCATTGTCGATGAACTTGGCTACGTTGAGATTTTCCTATCAAAAAATTGCCAATTCTCAATCGTTGGACCAGAATTTACCAAAAATGGCTGGGGTTTT GTCTTCCAAAGGGACTCTCCTTTAGCGGTTGACATGTCGACAGCAATTCTCACTTTGTCTGAGAATGGAGATCTCCAGAGGATCCACGACAAATGGTTCACAAGGGCTGCTTGCTTCTCTGAATCAGAAGAAATCGATTCAGAACGGCTCAGTCTTAGCAGCTTCTGGGGGTTGTTTCTCATATGTGGGATCTCATGCTTCTTGGCTCTCGTCATATACTTAACCGGCGTGATATACCAGTACATCCATCTACCTTCCACTCATCAGCAAGACCCTTCCAGCCATAGAATGCCTAAATTGGGACGCAGCCTTCGCGAGTTCTTTTCGTTTCTCAACGACAAGGAAGAGGACGTCCAGAAGAGATATTCTCAGAGAGGACACAAGCCCGACGGTGATGTCTCTGTTAACCTTGAAACATGA
- the LOC122008863 gene encoding UTP--glucose-1-phosphate uridylyltransferase-like isoform X2, protein MADAKIEKLQSAVATLDQISQNEKSGFINLVSRYLSGDADQIEWSKIQTPTDEVVVPYDSLAPPPEDMEATRKLLDKLAVLKLNGGLGTTMGCTGPKSVIEVRNGFTFLDLIVIQIESLNKKYGCNVPLLLMNSFNTHDDTLKIVEKYANSNIEIHTFNQSQYPRIVVEDFLPLPSKGQTRKDGWYPPGHGDVFPSLKNSGRLDALLSQGKEYVFVANSDNLGAVVDIKILNHLINNQNEYCMEVTPKTLADVKGGTLISYEGRVQLLEIAQVPDAHVNEFKSIEKFKIFNTNNLWVNLKAIKRLVEADALKMEIIPNPKEVDGVKVLQLETAAGAAIRFFDNAIGINVPRSRFLPVKATSDLLLVQSDLYTLVDGFVVRNEARKNPANPTIELGPEFKKVSNFLARFKSIPSIVDLDSLKVSGDVWFGAGVVLKGNVTITAKPGVKLEIPDGALLENKVINGPEDV, encoded by the exons ATGGCCGACGCAAAGATCGAGAAGCTCCAGTCCGCGGTTGCTACTCTTGATCAGATCAG CCAAAATGAGAAATCTGGATTCATCAACCTCGTGTCTCGCTACTTGAG CGGCGACGCAGACCAGATCGAATGGAGCAAGATCCAAACTCCGACTGATGAAGTGGTCGTACCTTACGATTCCTTGGCGCCACCGCCGGAAG ATATGGAGGCCACGAGGAAGCTCCTTGACAAGCTTGCCGTGCTAAAACTCAATGGAGGATTGGGGACCACCATGGGATGCACGGGTCCTAA ATCTGTAATTGAAGTGCGCAATGGGTTTACCTTCCTCGACTTGATTGTTATCCAAATAGAG TCTCTCAACAAAAAGTATGGATGCAATGTGCCTCTACTTTTGATGAATTCTTTCAACACACATGATGATACACTCAAG ATCGTGGAGAAATATGCCAACTCAAATATTGAGATACATACATTTAATCAG AGTCAGTACCCTCGCATAGTTGTTGAAGACTTTCTGCCATTACCAAGCAAAGGCCAAACAAGGAAGGATGGCTG GTATCCTCCTGGTCATGGTGATGTTTTCCCATCCTTGAAGAACAGTGGCAGGCTTGATGCCTTATTATCACAG GGGAAAGAGTATGTCTTTGTCGCAAACTCAGATAACTTGGGTGCTGTTGTTGACATCA AAATCCTGAACCATTTGATTAACAATCAGAATGAGTACTGTATGGAG GTGACACCTAAGACGTTGGCTGATGTTAAAGGTGGTACATTAATCTCATATGAAGGAAGGGTTCAG CTCCTTGAGATTGCACAAGTTCCTGATGCTCAT GTGAATGAATTTAAGTCAATCGAAAAGTTCAAGATCTTCAACACCAACAACCT TTGGGTGAACTTGAAGGCTATTAAGAGGCTTGTTGAAGCAGATGCACTTAAAATGGAGATTATTCCAAATCCAAAG GAAGTTGATGGTGTGAAAGTTCTTCAACTGGAAACTGCTGCTGGAGCAGCAATTCGA TTTTTTGACAATGCAATCGGGATTAATGTTCCTCGGTCTCGGTTTTTGCCAGTGAAGGCAACGTCTGATTTGCTTCTCGTGCAG TCTGATTTGTACACTTTGGTTGATGGTTTCGTTGTTCGTAATGAAGCTAGAAAAAATCCTGCAAACCCCACAATTGAACTTGGGCCAGAATTTAAGAAG GTGTCCAACTTCCTTGCCCGTTTCAAGTCTATACCTAGTATCGTTGACCTGGACAGCTTGAAGGTTTCTGGTGATGTTTGGTTTGGTGCAGGAGTAGTGCTGAAG GGCAACGTGACCATCACTGCAAAACCTGGGGTGAAGCTGGAGATTCCAGATGGAGCTCTCCTTGAGAACAAG GTAATCAATGGCCCTGAAGACGTCTGA
- the LOC122010769 gene encoding zinc finger BED domain-containing protein RICESLEEPER 2-like: protein MGLFCNNALSAVPTSSTASSQKIAESQRPRDAASVRDFGLPPSGESGLGSLGSRRQATAHSSDTDIASPRQADNRQGPASQGLGCRRKGFTILFYFSNIVIDNMNSQPIDLDQEENSEEEELEGAPAVSTTTRDLNVDEETSLQGKASGSGKRKRVLKSKWWQYFEMLPKIEGEDLRCKCKACGITYKAESSMGTGNLRRHILNQCPKQKTSDIAQALLEQGDKSLAIRSQRFNQERFRELLILAIVKHDLPFQFVEYEAIRSIFTYLEPQVNYFTRNTARTDILKMHKNECNRIAQEMHSCPGKICFTSDLWTSIATDGYICLTAHFIDSNWVLQKRIINFSYMPPPHSGIALCDKINSLFNVWGIQRKVFTITLDNAAANDVFVGLLRDQLGLNCSLVSGGEFLHVRCCAHILNLIVQEGLKRIDSSVDKIRECVKYVKCSQVRKQKFIESVTQTSLDSKKSLRQDVPTRWNSTYLMLSSAMYYRRAFNHLRLADTNFTHCPSVDEWGQVEKIFKFLEVFYETTTLFSGVKYPTANLYFPRIFTVQLTISQALQSSDDFMRSMANRMFHKFDKYWKDYNILFAIAVIVDPRFKMQFVEFCYNKLYGHGSKY, encoded by the exons ATGGGGCTTTTCTGCAATAATGCTTTA TCGGCAGTTCCGACTTCCTCCACCGCCAGTTCGCAGAAAATCGCAGAGAGCCAGAGACCGAGAGATGCAGCTTCGGTTCGGGACTTCGGCCTTCCGCCTTCGGGAGAATCGGGACTCGGGAGTTTAGGCTCTAGGAGGCAGGCGACAGCTCATAGCAGCGACACAGACATCGCGAGTCCGCGACAAGCCGACAATCGACAGGGACCAGCCTCACAGGGGTTGGGTTGTCGAAGGAAGGGGTTCACGATTCTCTTCTATTTCTCCAACATCGTCATCGACAACATGAATTCTCAACCTATTGATCTCGATCAAGAGGAGAATAGTGAGGAGGAGGAACTGGAGGGTGCACCAGCTGTATCTACGACTACGAGGGATTTAAATGTAGATGAAGAAACGTCTTTGCAAGGCAAGGCCTCCGGAAGTGGCAAACGGAAGAGAGTCTTGAAATCAAAGTGGTGGCAATATTTTGAGATGCTTCCTAAAATAGAGGGAGAAGATTTGCGTTGCAAATGTAAAGCTTGTGGGATTACATACAAAGCAGAAAGTAGCATGGGTACAGGTAATCTCCGACGCCATATCCTTAATCAATGTCCTAAACAGAAAACTAGTGATATTGCTCAAGCTTTGTTAGAACAAGGTGATAAAAGTCTTGCTATTAGGTCACAACGGTTTAACCAAGAAAGATTTAGAGAGTTGCTAATCTTAGCAATTGTGAAGCATGATTTACCTTTTCAGTTTGTGGAAtatgaggcaattagatctatttTTACGTATTTGGAACCTCAAGTAAATTATTTCACTAGAAACACCGCAAGGACTGATATTCTCAAGATGCATAAAAATGAATGCAATAGAATAGCTCAAGAAATGCATTCATGCCCTGGAAAAATTTGTTTCACTTCTGATTTGTGGACTTCTATTGCCACTGATGGTTATATATGCTTGACAGCACATTTCATTGATTCCAATTGGGTTTTACAAAAAAGGATAATTAACTTCTCTTACATGCCTCCACCTCACTCTGGTATTGCATTGtgtgataaaattaatagtttattCAATGTTTGGGGAATTCAGAGAAAGGTTTTCACAATTACATTAGACAATGCGGCTGCAAATGATGTGTTTGTTGGCCTTTTAAGGGATCAACTTGGTTTAAATTGTTCATTAGTGAGTGGTGGCGAGTTTTTGCATGTTCGTTGTTGTGCACACATTCTCAATTTAATTGTGCAAGAAGGTTTGAAAAGAATTGATAGTTCTGTTGATAAAATTCGTGAATGTGTAAAGTATGTGAAATGCAGTCAAGTGAGAAAGCAAAAGTTTATAGAATCGGTTACCCAAACTTCACTTGATTCTAAGAAATCACTAAGGCAAGATGTTCCTACTAGATGGAATTCTACGTATTTGATGCTTTCTAGTGCCATGTATTATCGGCGTGCTTTTAATCATTTGAGATTGGCTGATACTAATTTCACACATTGTCCATCGGTTGATGAGTGGGGACAAGTTGAAAAAATATTCAAATTCCTTGAGGTTTTCTATGAGACAACAACTTTGTTTTCTGGAGTGAAATATCCTACTGCCAACCTTTACTTTCCTCGCATCTTTACGGTTCAGTTGACAATAAGTCAAGCCTTGCAAAGCTCTGATGATTTCATGAGATCAATGGCCAATCGGATGTTTCATAAATTTGATAAGTACTGGAAAGATTATAACATTTTGTTTGCCATTGCCGTGATAGTTGATCCGAGGTTCAAGATGCAATTTGTTGAGTTTTGTTACAACAAGTTATATGGACATGGCA GTAAGTACTAG
- the LOC122008863 gene encoding UTP--glucose-1-phosphate uridylyltransferase-like isoform X1 gives MADAKIEKLQSAVATLDQISQNEKSGFINLVSRYLSGDADQIEWSKIQTPTDEVVVPYDSLAPPPEDMEATRKLLDKLAVLKLNGGLGTTMGCTGPKSVIEVRNGFTFLDLIVIQIESLNKKYGCNVPLLLMNSFNTHDDTLKIVEKYANSNIEIHTFNQSQYPRIVVEDFLPLPSKGQTRKDGWYPPGHGDVFPSLKNSGRLDALLSQGKEYVFVANSDNLGAVVDIKILNHLINNQNEYCMEVTPKTLADVKGGTLISYEGRVQLLEIAQVPDAHVNEFKSIEKFKIFNTNNLWVNLKAIKRLVEADALKMEIIPNPKEVDGVKVLQLETAAGAAIRFFDNAIGINVPRSRFLPVKATSDLLLVQSDLYTLVDGFVVRNEARKNPANPTIELGPEFKKVSNFLARFKSIPSIVDLDSLKVSGDVWFGAGVVLKGNVTITAKPGVKLEIPDGALLENKRRILFPLSGNQWP, from the exons ATGGCCGACGCAAAGATCGAGAAGCTCCAGTCCGCGGTTGCTACTCTTGATCAGATCAG CCAAAATGAGAAATCTGGATTCATCAACCTCGTGTCTCGCTACTTGAG CGGCGACGCAGACCAGATCGAATGGAGCAAGATCCAAACTCCGACTGATGAAGTGGTCGTACCTTACGATTCCTTGGCGCCACCGCCGGAAG ATATGGAGGCCACGAGGAAGCTCCTTGACAAGCTTGCCGTGCTAAAACTCAATGGAGGATTGGGGACCACCATGGGATGCACGGGTCCTAA ATCTGTAATTGAAGTGCGCAATGGGTTTACCTTCCTCGACTTGATTGTTATCCAAATAGAG TCTCTCAACAAAAAGTATGGATGCAATGTGCCTCTACTTTTGATGAATTCTTTCAACACACATGATGATACACTCAAG ATCGTGGAGAAATATGCCAACTCAAATATTGAGATACATACATTTAATCAG AGTCAGTACCCTCGCATAGTTGTTGAAGACTTTCTGCCATTACCAAGCAAAGGCCAAACAAGGAAGGATGGCTG GTATCCTCCTGGTCATGGTGATGTTTTCCCATCCTTGAAGAACAGTGGCAGGCTTGATGCCTTATTATCACAG GGGAAAGAGTATGTCTTTGTCGCAAACTCAGATAACTTGGGTGCTGTTGTTGACATCA AAATCCTGAACCATTTGATTAACAATCAGAATGAGTACTGTATGGAG GTGACACCTAAGACGTTGGCTGATGTTAAAGGTGGTACATTAATCTCATATGAAGGAAGGGTTCAG CTCCTTGAGATTGCACAAGTTCCTGATGCTCAT GTGAATGAATTTAAGTCAATCGAAAAGTTCAAGATCTTCAACACCAACAACCT TTGGGTGAACTTGAAGGCTATTAAGAGGCTTGTTGAAGCAGATGCACTTAAAATGGAGATTATTCCAAATCCAAAG GAAGTTGATGGTGTGAAAGTTCTTCAACTGGAAACTGCTGCTGGAGCAGCAATTCGA TTTTTTGACAATGCAATCGGGATTAATGTTCCTCGGTCTCGGTTTTTGCCAGTGAAGGCAACGTCTGATTTGCTTCTCGTGCAG TCTGATTTGTACACTTTGGTTGATGGTTTCGTTGTTCGTAATGAAGCTAGAAAAAATCCTGCAAACCCCACAATTGAACTTGGGCCAGAATTTAAGAAG GTGTCCAACTTCCTTGCCCGTTTCAAGTCTATACCTAGTATCGTTGACCTGGACAGCTTGAAGGTTTCTGGTGATGTTTGGTTTGGTGCAGGAGTAGTGCTGAAG GGCAACGTGACCATCACTGCAAAACCTGGGGTGAAGCTGGAGATTCCAGATGGAGCTCTCCTTGAGAACAAG AGACGTATTTTGTTCCCTTTATCAGGTAATCAATGGCCCTGA
- the LOC122008859 gene encoding glutamate receptor 3.1-like isoform X2, translating into MLSLLPLLLCIFSSTIRAAQGPSPRPSVVHVGALLTFDSTIGRVAKVAIDAAREDVNSDPAVLAGTRLDIEMRDTNCSGFLGMAEDWLSSLLDSKGPLSSYTMSTMQGIITLRQHTEESERKSDLISRWGNLTRKESGNFRLNSYGFYAYDTVWMLAKAIDSFFDDGGIISFSNDSRLQDSTAGTLHLDAMNIFNGGDLLLDKVRSTHFDGSTGVFQFDSDGNLIHPAYDIINVIGTGSRTIGYWSNYSGLSVVPPETLYTKPLNVSPSRDQLYSVIWPGETTIRPRGWVFPNNGKELKIGYPLRVGYTEFVSKSPTTDTAKGYCIDVFTAAVNLLPYAVPFKLIPFGDGHDNPNYTALVNMVATQEFDAAVGDIAIVTSRTKIVDFTQPYLSSGLVILAPIRRRKSNAWAFLQPFTLEMWCVIGILFIMIGTVVWTLEHRLNDEFRGPPRKQLITIFWFSFSTLFFAHRESTVSTLGRSVLLIWLFVVLIIQSSYTASLTSILTVQKLSTTVEGIESLRTGNGFIGFQVGSFAENYMVEELRIPRSRLKALSPEEYAGALELGSDNGGVTAIVDELGYVEIFLSKNCQFSIVGPEFTKNGWGFVFQRDSPLAVDMSTAILTLSENGDLQRIHDKWFTRAACFSESEEIDSERLSLSSFWGLFLICGISCFLALVIYLTGVIYQYIHLPSTHQQDPSSHRMPKLGRSLREFFSFLNDKEEDVQKRYSQRGHKPDGDVSVNLET; encoded by the exons ATGCTGTCCCTGCTTCCGCTCCTCCTATGCATTTTCTCAAGCACCATTCGGGCGGCACAGGGACCCTCGCCAAGGCCTTCCGTCGTGCACGTTGGGGCTCTCCTAACATTCGATTCCACCATCGGAAGAGTCGCCAAGGTCGCCATCGATGCCGCAAGGGAGGATGTCAACTCCGATCCTGCTGTTCTTGCAGGCACCAGGCTGGATATTGAAATGAGGGACACCAATTGCAGTGGGTTCCTTGGCATGGCGGAAG ATTGGCTTTCTTCTCTGTTAGATTCCAAAGGACCTCTTTCTTCCTACACAATGTCCACAATGCAAGGGATCATTACACTTCGCCAGCACACAGAAGAATCGGAAAGGAAGAGTGATTTAATTTCTAGGTGGGGCAACTTGACCAGAAAGGAGAGCGGGAACTTTCGACTTAACTCTTATGGTTTCTATGCCTATGATACTGTGTGGATGTTGGCTAAGGCAATAGACTCCTTCTTTGATGATGGTGGAATCATTTCCTTCTCGAATGATTCAAGATTACAAGATTCCACAGCGGGAACTCTTCACCTTGATGCAATGAATATATTTAATGGCGGAGATCTTCTGCTTGATAAGGTAAGAAGCACCCATTTTGACGGCAGCACTGGAGTTTTTCAGTTTGATTCCGATGGGAATCTCATTCATCCGGCATATGATATTATAAATGTGATTGGAACTGGATCAAGAACTATTGGCTACTGGTCCAATTATTCCGGTTTATCAGTTGTGCCTCCTGAAACCTTGTATACAAAGCCACTTAATGTTTCTCCTTCAAGGGATCAACTCTACAGCGTCATCTGGCCCGGTGAAACAACAATTAGACCTCGAGGATGGGTCTTTCCTAACAACGGGAAAGAACTAAAAATTGGTTACCCTCTAAGAGTCGGTTATACGGAATTCGTCTCAAAGTCACCAACAACTGACACTGCTAAAGGTTACTGCATTGATGTCTTTACTGCTGCTGTCAACTTACTGCCTTATGCTGTTCCTTTCAAGTTGATACCATTTGGGGATGGGCATGACAATCCTAACTACACAGCACTGGTAAATATGGTTGCCACACAG GAATTTGATGCTGCTGTTGGTGATATCGCCATTGTTACTAGTCGGACGAAGATTGTTGACTTCACACAGCCATATTTGTCTTCTGGTCTTGTTATATTAGCTCCAATCAGAAGGCGCAAATCAAATGCTTGGGCATTCCTACAACCCTTTACTCTGGAGATGTGGTGTGTTATAGGCATTTTATTTATCATGATAGGAACTGTAGTTTGGACGCTTGAACACCGGCTCAATGATGAGTTTCGTGGCCCTCCAAGGAAACAATTGATCACAATCTTTTG GTTCAGCTTCTCAACCTTGTTTTTTGCACACA GAGAGAGCACTGTGAGCACGCTAGGACGTTCAGTGCTACTAATCTGGCTTTTTGTGGTACTGATCATCCAATCTAGCTACACTGCAAGCTTGACATCGATCCTCACAGTGCAAAAGCTCTCAACGACCGTAGAAGGAATTGAAAGCTTGAGAACCGGCAATGGATTTATCGGGTTTCAGGTTGGTTCGTTTGCTGAAAATTATATGGTCGAGGAGCTAAGGATTCCCAGATCCAGACTTAAAGCCCTCTCGCCAGAAGAGTATGCCGGAGCCCTTGAACTGGGCTCCGATAATGGAGGTGTTACTGCCATTGTCGATGAACTTGGCTACGTTGAGATTTTCCTATCAAAAAATTGCCAATTCTCAATCGTTGGACCAGAATTTACCAAAAATGGCTGGGGTTTT GTCTTCCAAAGGGACTCTCCTTTAGCGGTTGACATGTCGACAGCAATTCTCACTTTGTCTGAGAATGGAGATCTCCAGAGGATCCACGACAAATGGTTCACAAGGGCTGCTTGCTTCTCTGAATCAGAAGAAATCGATTCAGAACGGCTCAGTCTTAGCAGCTTCTGGGGGTTGTTTCTCATATGTGGGATCTCATGCTTCTTGGCTCTCGTCATATACTTAACCGGCGTGATATACCAGTACATCCATCTACCTTCCACTCATCAGCAAGACCCTTCCAGCCATAGAATGCCTAAATTGGGACGCAGCCTTCGCGAGTTCTTTTCGTTTCTCAACGACAAGGAAGAGGACGTCCAGAAGAGATATTCTCAGAGAGGACACAAGCCCGACGGTGATGTCTCTGTTAACCTTGAAACATGA